From Syntrophomonadaceae bacterium, one genomic window encodes:
- a CDS encoding nucleotidyltransferase domain-containing protein has product MQLFTIDQRKKLLEKELSRIVEILWRDYEPERIILFGSMTEGDVHEWSDIDLLIIKDTSKRPIDRILEVSCLIMPKVGIDLFVYTPDEVEALMQGKYTFFSEIVAKGKVIYEK; this is encoded by the coding sequence ATGCAACTATTTACTATTGATCAAAGAAAGAAACTGCTGGAAAAAGAGTTGAGTCGTATTGTAGAAATCCTCTGGAGAGACTATGAACCGGAGAGGATAATCCTATTTGGTTCAATGACCGAAGGCGATGTGCATGAGTGGAGCGATATTGACCTTTTGATCATAAAAGATACCTCGAAGCGGCCGATAGACAGGATCTTGGAGGTAAGTTGTTTAATTATGCCAAAAGTCGGCATCGACTTGTTTGTTTATACCCCCGATGAGGTTGAAGCCCTTATGCAAGGAAAGTATACTTTTTTTAGCGAGATAGTTGCAAAGGGGAAAGTGATATATGAGAAGTGA
- a CDS encoding DUF3368 domain-containing protein: MQETVTVSNSSPIIIFSRIDQLELVHGIFNKIIIPAAVREEVFGCQPIPPWITVQHVLEKNSRLTGIRLGLGETECIKLSIQISASRVLLDDLAARKIARTLGIKVMGSVGLLLLAKRNGLISEVRPILEAMIETDFRISERLFSSILQEAGEEN, translated from the coding sequence GTGCAGGAAACTGTTACTGTCTCCAATTCCAGCCCGATAATAATTTTTTCGCGAATTGACCAGCTTGAGCTAGTTCATGGAATATTCAACAAAATAATTATACCTGCGGCAGTCCGGGAAGAGGTTTTTGGATGTCAGCCCATCCCACCTTGGATAACAGTCCAGCACGTTCTTGAAAAAAATTCTAGGTTGACAGGGATTCGTTTGGGTTTGGGCGAAACAGAATGTATTAAATTATCCATCCAGATCAGTGCTTCTCGTGTTCTGCTAGATGACCTTGCTGCCCGTAAGATAGCAAGGACATTAGGTATAAAAGTAATGGGTAGCGTAGGGCTACTTTTGCTTGCCAAGCGAAATGGGCTGATTTCCGAAGTCAGGCCGATACTGGAAGCTATGATTGAAACGGATTTTCGTATCTCTGAAAGATTATTTTCCAGCATATTGCAGGAGGCTGGTGAGGAAAACTAG
- a CDS encoding UPF0175 family protein, translated as MHRVPLYLDRELLDLIPMRTSQLEDSVRELLVFELYRLREISSGKAAELLGMERFEFVRYASRLGIPFLDMDNTEFQEEILNSKEI; from the coding sequence ATGCACCGGGTACCTTTATACCTCGACAGAGAATTATTAGATCTTATTCCAATGAGAACTTCGCAACTTGAGGATTCTGTCAGGGAATTGCTTGTTTTTGAATTATATCGGTTGAGGGAAATTTCCAGCGGGAAAGCAGCGGAACTACTCGGAATGGAACGGTTTGAATTTGTGCGTTATGCTTCCCGCTTGGGTATTCCCTTTTTGGATATGGATAATACCGAATTCCAGGAAGAAATCTTGAATTCAAAGGAGATTTAA
- a CDS encoding putative DNA binding domain-containing protein has product MNLEELINILQLGEDSKIQFKETFNSPDALAAEIGAFANSLGGRIIVGVSDSGDIKGLAKDEIKRLNQMISNVCSQKINPPISVTTENIKYENKIVIVINIPLGQHKFYTSNGSDIWVKVGADKRKAKREEIKRLLQESAFLFADEQIIEGTSVKDLDMDLVEEFLENKMGGKHDKIKMQPERILHNMKLMSGNFCTIAGLVLFGRKSYFRISQFYIAAVSWYGNDVAGVKYRESEDIRGNIVRLYEDGMAFIKRQLKKLQNGQNFNSLGILEIPEIAIQEALVNAIIHRNYFISSNIRIFVFDNRVEIISPGALPNTLDIESIKAGVRVARNPVILSHIKLMPEIPYRELGSGIPRIIDSCADAGIKVDFLNQKDGTGQFKVVFWRQSKPI; this is encoded by the coding sequence ATGAATCTTGAAGAATTAATAAATATATTGCAGCTTGGCGAAGATTCTAAAATTCAATTTAAGGAGACATTCAATAGCCCCGACGCTTTGGCTGCCGAAATAGGCGCTTTCGCTAATTCACTGGGGGGAAGAATTATTGTTGGCGTCAGCGATAGCGGCGATATAAAGGGGCTTGCCAAGGATGAGATAAAGCGTTTAAATCAGATGATATCAAATGTCTGCTCTCAAAAAATAAATCCGCCTATTTCTGTCACAACGGAAAATATAAAATATGAAAACAAAATTGTGATTGTGATTAACATTCCTTTGGGGCAGCATAAATTCTACACGTCAAACGGCAGCGATATCTGGGTGAAAGTCGGCGCAGACAAAAGAAAGGCCAAACGTGAAGAAATAAAAAGACTTCTTCAGGAATCTGCCTTTCTTTTTGCAGACGAACAAATTATTGAAGGTACATCAGTTAAAGATTTGGATATGGACCTGGTGGAGGAATTTCTGGAGAATAAAATGGGCGGAAAACATGACAAAATTAAGATGCAGCCGGAAAGAATCCTGCACAACATGAAGCTGATGTCGGGAAATTTCTGCACTATTGCCGGCCTAGTGCTTTTTGGAAGAAAATCGTATTTTAGAATAAGTCAGTTTTATATCGCCGCCGTTTCATGGTATGGAAACGATGTCGCAGGTGTGAAATACCGGGAAAGCGAAGACATACGCGGCAATATTGTAAGGCTTTACGAAGACGGCATGGCGTTCATTAAAAGACAGCTTAAAAAACTTCAAAACGGTCAGAACTTCAATAGTCTTGGAATATTGGAAATACCAGAAATAGCTATCCAGGAAGCGCTTGTAAACGCTATAATCCACAGAAATTATTTTATCTCAAGCAACATCAGAATATTTGTTTTCGATAACAGGGTGGAGATTATAAGTCCCGGGGCTTTACCAAACACGCTAGATATTGAATCCATCAAGGCAGGCGTCAGGGTTGCCAGAAATCCAGTTATTTTATCCCATATCAAACTGATGCCGGAAATACCTTACAGGGAATTGGGATCCGGCATACCAAGGATTATTGATAGCTGTGCAGATGCCGGGATAAAGGTCGATTTTTTAAACCAAAAAGACGGCACAGGTCAGTTCAAGGTTGTTTTCTGGCGCCAATCGAAGCCAATCTAA